From the genome of Capra hircus breed San Clemente chromosome 21, ASM170441v1, whole genome shotgun sequence:
CCTTGTGGTCATGTTTAGTGGCTCTTGAAGTTTCCTCAGATCCCTATTCCATTGTGTTCTCGCTCTCTTTTTAAAACCTCAGTGTTGGCTTgtctgttttgattttatttttatggtcaGGTTAAAATAAACCTACCACCCCTAaaacttttctgctttgcttacGAGTactaacatttcatttatttgtggtTTCCCCCTGAGTATCatcttacatttttctttactCATCTTTTCTTTGCATCCTCCACTGTGTTTAACACACAATAGATGCTAGAGAGACACTTGAGATCGAAATAAGCTATATCCCCTGAGCCAATGGCTAATTCCACATCTTCGGAGCCAGTTGTGAATTTTTGGATTGTTCTTTTATCTATGTTACTGTTGAAGATACTAAGTACTGACTAGGTCCTACCTCCCAGTGTAAAATTGATGTGTGTTCACATTTTCTGGGGAAATGGTCTATAATTTTCATCAGAGTCTCACAGATGACCTGCTAGCCTGCAGCATGCTCATTATGTGTTTACCAAAACTCCCCTACTTTTTAATGCCTCTGTTTAGAACTTCTGCCTGAAAGGCATATTCTAATAGAGGGCTCAGCAGTTATTCTGGATGGTGTGTGATTTCGGGGTGGGCAGTAAAGCTGGTGGTATAGGGTTTAAATTTGGGAGTTTTGAGTTCTAGAGTAGATTTTACCCACAAACTGGTGGTATGATTTTAAGCAAGTTTCCATCGGGCCAGTTTCCATGTTTGCAAAATGAAGGGATTATGATAGATAAAATCTCTCGTTCCTTTCCAGCGCTAATATTTTAATCGAGGAAAATTGCTCTTTGGAAAACACACCATAAGGAGGATGGCCATGCTGTTTCCTAGGCCCCATTCTCCATGTAGGGACTAACAGCTGCCTTTGTCCCTAGGGGCATGCGTTTTTCTGTCCTGCTCCTTTTTCCTAGGTCATGCATGTGTTGTTGGGATGGGATAGGCAATGGGGACCCTCCAGTCACCTAAGCTATTTATACCCCATCCTGTCTCCCCAGCTGTAGCGACTGCCTTGGCTTCTGTGGGTCTCTGTGCTCTGAGCATTGTATCCCATACAAGGTCCCTTTGTGGCTGATGACCATGATGATATTTTAGTGGTGCAGTTGGctctatatttcagtaaaatttaaTGGAAGAGCTGCCACTTTAATTAGGCCTTGAAAATTCAGCGAAGGACTGGCATAAGCAAAGATGAGACAATAGGAAGGTGTAAGTGGCAAGGACCCCTGGTTCTCTAGAAAAGTCGGATGTAAAAGCTTTATGAAGTTAACAATCCAAGTCTCTGACCTCCACACTTTTTTTTCTACATAACAGCTCCATAGAGAGATTGGCATTTGTGCCTTCGCAGAAGCAAATGACAAGTAATAGCCCCTCAAGAATGCATACATTGTATCTCACCAATTGTAGGATGCACGTTTCCCCACATTTTAGTACTTCTCAAATCAAGATGTCTTGTAATTAACGGCAGCTTACAATTCACTAtcagcctttttctttcttccttagtgCTAAGTACATAAAATAATGCTGTGCTTCTTAGATTGCATCTTAGATTTGAAGAAATGTAGTTGTTGAGACTATTAACATCAAATGGGAAAATGCCAATGGTGGCCTTTATGGCAGGTTATCTGAAATACAGAGTATGTTGGAAGGAACAATGTGAGATTAGGCTGGAAAAAAGATCCTGCTTTTCTAGAGAACCGGATTGATGAACAGAACGTAGTATTCTATAGAGAGGAGTGCTTAtataaaaactgataaaattcTTACTTAAAGAATTACCGTTTCTGTAATTGAAATAATCAGcctcttaaatttcttttattttataggaTGAGAAAAATCAGTTAATGACAACCAATGTCTGGTTGAAACAGGTATGTCTTGAATTTGAAGGGCCATGTAACTGTTAACTGGTGCCATTGTTATTACAGAGTTTGTAGCACAGAAGGGACATGAATATTTGGTCTCGGTGGACAGGCAGGAGGCAGAAAGGTGAGGCAGATGGAGTCTTGTATTCACACAGTTAACACTGAATGCCTGGCATTTGGCGGGCACTGGGGAAATggtagtgaacaaaacagacaagtcTAGCCCTCAAGGAACATCTTTCCAATGGAGGGTGGTGGGATAAATAGGAAGTTGTATAGTACTTTTCAAGCTGATAAGCTTGGAGAAAAATACTGAGAAGGCAGACAGAAGTGTTGGGGACTGGACTTTTAAATTGGATGGCAGGAGAAGTGCCACTGAGAAGGTAAGATTTGAACAAAGACTTGAGGAAGAAGCAAGCCATACTAGTATCTGGGGGAGGAACGTCCAGGCAGAGGGACACaaacgtgcaaaggccctgaggttggAGGGTGCCTGGTGTGTTTAGGGAGTAGCAAAGAAGCCAGCTGGCTAGGGGTGAGTGGCCGTGGGGATGGGAGTGGGAGATGAGGTCAGTGAAGCTACCAGAGGCCGATGGGTACCCCTAGCATAGGTTATGAGTAGTGGCTTCTAGGCCACTGTAGGATTTTGGTTTTTACTCTGAGTGAGATGGGAGCAGGCAAGAatgtaatgatttatttttattttcatagtcCCTTTTATATAaaggagtttttctttctttttgtttctggaCAGTCATATGTGCCCAACTGCTGTTGAGCGCTTCcctttgtttgttctttattacgcctgattttatttatttttgattgcactgggtcttcattactgcacacaggctttctctagttcaaGAGCGGGGGGCGggtggctactctttgttgcggtgcacAGAATTATTGCGGAGGcatctcttgctgtggagcatgggctctggggcacaggggCTTCAGTGGTTATgatgcatgggtttagttgccctgcagaatatggaatcttcccagaccagagatggaacccatgtcccctgcattggactcttaaccattggattaccagggaagtcctgtccctGATTTTTAATACTTACTGCCAGTTCcctaaccccaaactccttaaAGGCATATGTGCTTTCCTTGGGTACAAGTCTTGACCTGATCACAGAATTATTACGATGTGGAGGTGGGACGGTGTGTTTATGTGGAATGCATCATAAATCTGTCTGCTCTTTGCATGGCCTAGTCCAGCCAAGTCAATGACAAAACGGCTAGGAAAGAGAACGTTTTCCTTGAACCTGGACCTTAGCCTGGCCTGGACCAGGCTGTAGCTCCTGGGTATGGTTAGCTGGTAGAAGAGGTGTTGAGCAGAGCCGTGAACGCACCCAGCTCTGGTCCTCACCTGTGTCTCATGAGGGCCATGGTTACAGCCACTGCACGAGGGGACAGGGCTGTCCCCCAGAGCCCATAAGAAGGATGTGGAGGTGAGTTTTCTCTGCTGGGAGTAGAGGTGACTTCATGTCTAAAATATCTGAGTTTGGCAAAAACAGTAGAGTTTTCACTGTTTTTGGCTATTGCTTTTGTTGAAATTGATTcaggtttctttgttttaaaggaGTGGATAGATATGAAATTAAGGTGGAACCCTGATGACTACGGTGGAATAAAACTTATACGTGTCCCTTCAGACTCTCTCTGGACTCCAGATATCGTTTTGTTTGATAAGTAAGTTATAGTCAAAATGCCATTTTATGTTTTCCTAAGAAAGAAATTGTATCACCATTAGgcaccagtatttttttttattccctttGAAAATTTTTTGCCTATATAAAGTCCCATGACTTAATCTTCTGTTCTTTTGTTTCGTCAAGCTACAAATATGTTCTGTGGATTCTCTCCATTTTGCTTGTGAATTATTTTCTGATCATAAAAGTGTTCTTGGATTTTAAAACTTTGTAATCCATTTGGAAAGTCCAGAAAGGTATAAAGAAGTTGGGGGGGAACGTAATCAGTCCTGTTAGCCCACCACATGGAGCCAACCACAGCGTCTGGCTTACATGCATAGTGAGCTTACTCTGCCTGGCAGCGCACTCAGTGCCGTGTGTGCTGTAGTCATCTGAGTCTCAGGATAACCTCACGAACTAGGGATGACTACATTTATGTgccagatgagaaaatggaggccaGGGGTAGTTATGTTTTGTCTAAGATCACAGCTCACATgcggtggtgggggtggaggtgttCATAGTAAAGCAGCCTGACGGTCCCATTTACCTCCTATTTTCAAGCCTACGTATTTGCTGACTGCCTTCCAGATTTTTTgggattacttttttttaataaaaaggtcATACTTTATGTTTAAAGGTGCATCCTTTTAATTTTGCTTAGATGttgtaatttttgtgattttccataattttgaaaattatgttgTCATAATTTCCCCCCAGTGAGGAATGTTGGGTTGATTATTAGCTCATATTAATGAGTATTCTACCTAACTGTATTTCGATTATGGTTTTTGATGTAGGGGagagggtatttctggattccagtttcatttttttttaggaCCAACCACTCCAGGACACTGGGGAATTTGTGCTTATCCTAATGTACTTTATCTTATTTGCAAAAAGGCATTGGCATGAGGACAGAGCAAAGGCTGAGAAAAAATGTTTCTCACTTTTCAAACCTTTACCTCCATGCTTCTCAACGTGGAAGGAGTGAACAAAGCTGCAAGGTAGCATGATGCAGCTTCCTGGAGCATCATTTTACTCGGAGTCACTGCAGACAGTTTTATATTTAACATGGGTATAATACAGAGGAGTGTGCAAAAGCTACATGAATTTTAACATAGAGAACAATATCCCAAAGAGAGCTcatgttggtggtggtgtttcCCGCTAGACTTCTCCAGTGCCTGAGTTCACGTGGTAACAGACTTCGAGAGGGCCAGCTGTTTTCCAGCGCTCTGCCCAGCTTGGGactgtcattttttccccatcactGTAGGAAGTGTCCAGTATCTGTCATGGAGGCGGACAGTCACTGGAGGGAGTGGGTCTAGGAATATGAATTTAGGTTCTGGCTGTATgcatgtccatttttttttaaatttttatttttactttattttactttacaatactgtattggttttgccatacattgactgcATGTCCATTGTTATAAATAGCCTAGTtatattttgtgtgtgcatgcatgctaagttgcttcagtcgtgtccgactctttgcgaccccatggactgtagcccaccaggctcccctgtccatgagactctccaggcaagaatgctggagtgggtcaccatttccttccccaggggaatcttcctgacccagagctcaaacccatgtctcttgcatctcctgcatcggttctttaccactagcgccagttACCTTTTGTGTGTAATCAAAGTGAAATCATTTCCACTACATGAATCTCAAGATTCTGTAAATACAGATCTGTTGGCCCTGGAGTAGACATGGAAACCGTGGTTCGACTTCAGCAGAGTTAGATATTTAAGGACTCTAGAGTCCCCTCCATGTTGTAGGTATAGCTCAAGTGtaataattttaagaatatttcatgCTATATTGTAGGCTTTCTTACAGACATTAGGCTTGTAAAACATATGCCCGGGTTGTTTACTCTCTGCCTTgttactgtgtatgtgtgtatttcagTGCAGATGGACGTTTTGAAGGGGCCAGTACCAAAACCGTCGTCAGGTACGACGGCACGGTGACCTGGACTCCACCGGCAAACTATAAAAGTTCATGTACTATCGACGTCACATTCTTCCCATTTGATCTGCAAAACTGTTCCATGAAATTTGGTTCTTGGACTTACGATGGATCACAGGTTGATATAATTTTGGAGGACCAAGATGTAGACAAGAGAGAATTTTTTGATAATGGAGAATGGGAAATTGTCAGCGCGACAGGGAGCAAGGGAAACAGAACCGACAGCTGTTGCTGGTATCCTTACATCACTTACTCATTTGTAATTAAGCGTCTGCCTCTCTTTTATACCTTGTTCCTCATTATACCCTGTATTGGGCTCTCATTTTTAACTGTACTTGTCTTCTATCTTCCTTCAAATGAAGGTGAAAAGATTTGTCTCTGCACGTCAGTACTTGTGTCTCTGACTGTCTTCCTTCTCGTTATTGAAGAGATCATACCCTCATCTTCCAAAGTCATACCTCTGATTGGAGAGTACCTGGTGTTCACGATGATTTTTGTGACACTGTCTATCATGGTCACTGTCTTTGCTATCAACATTCATCACCGTTCTTCCTCAACGCACAATGCTATGGCTCCGTGGGTCCGCAAGATATTTCTTCACAAGCTACCGAAACTGCTTTGCATGCGAAGTCACGTAGATAGGTACTTCAGTCAGAAGGAGGAAACTCGGAGCAGCCGCGGACCCAGATCTTCTAGAAACACACTGGAAGCTGCGCTGGATTCCGTTCGCTATATCACAAGACACGTCGTGAAGGAGAACGATGTCCGTGAGGTCTGTGACCACATGTCTTTACAAATGCATGTCTGTTGTGATTTGAAGTCAGGCCCCTGGCATGACCCTTAAGACTAAGTATAGATTGAGGGCCAGAGATAGTGACAGACTGTTTTGTAAAAGATGGTTACTAAAATTTCAGTGAAAAACATCTGCAAAATGTGGCTTATACACAGATCTCACATCTCCTTTTCCCCCATCAGCATCTTGGATgactttttttattggaggataattactttacagtgtggtgctggtttctgccatacatcaacacgagtCAGCCACAGGAACACATctggcccctccctcttgaacctccctcccgtctcccaccccatcccacccctccaggttgtcacagagcccggGGACGAGCTCCCGGTGTCACACAGCACTTTCCccctggctctctattttacatacggtgtGTGTGCGTTTCCCTGCTACTCTCAATTCGCCCCACCCTCCTCTGCCCACACCGTGTCCGCAAGTCTGTTCCCTAAGTCTGCGCTGGAATGACTTAGTAACGCTGTGTGATTCTGACTGTTCTGTTTTTCTAAGGCCTAGTTAGCTCTGCTAACATGATTAACTGTCTCAATTCGATCTTCAGTAACTTTGTTTCTGAAGTCTACGGTCATCTGCAGGCACAACTGCATTGTAATTTATCCAAagtgattttagttttttaaagaatgactCTAATGTAGGCT
Proteins encoded in this window:
- the CHRNA5 gene encoding neuronal acetylcholine receptor subunit alpha-5; this translates as MAAPALGRWVLGLGPLLLQFFLPFQLVAGRWGPEGAGGGVHGGLAEPSVVAKHEDSLFKNLFQDYERWVRPVEHLNDRIKIKFGLAISQLVDVDEKNQLMTTNVWLKQEWIDMKLRWNPDDYGGIKLIRVPSDSLWTPDIVLFDNADGRFEGASTKTVVRYDGTVTWTPPANYKSSCTIDVTFFPFDLQNCSMKFGSWTYDGSQVDIILEDQDVDKREFFDNGEWEIVSATGSKGNRTDSCCWYPYITYSFVIKRLPLFYTLFLIIPCIGLSFLTVLVFYLPSNEGEKICLCTSVLVSLTVFLLVIEEIIPSSSKVIPLIGEYLVFTMIFVTLSIMVTVFAINIHHRSSSTHNAMAPWVRKIFLHKLPKLLCMRSHVDRYFSQKEETRSSRGPRSSRNTLEAALDSVRYITRHVVKENDVREVVEDWKFIAQVLDRMFLWTFLLVSVVGSLGLFVPVIYKWANIIVPIHIGNENK